A window of Gorilla gorilla gorilla isolate KB3781 chromosome 5, NHGRI_mGorGor1-v2.1_pri, whole genome shotgun sequence genomic DNA:
TGGCTATTCCGTAGGTGTGACAGCATCAAAATACTCCCAGGATCTTTACATCCTTCCAATCTGCTAGTTTCAGCAACTTGGCTCATGTAAACTGGCTCCTTCCATGAGCTCCAAATCCTGACaccaaaagtaaatgcaacatGGGGTAGTTGTACTTCTCGAGTGGAGTCTTTCTCTTAGGCTGTAAGAAAGACTTTTCCCAGAAGCATGGTGCACCTTAACACTGGCTCCTTTTCAAGTATCTTTGGTCAGTATTGTATCATATGACTGCTCAAATTAATCACTGGTAAGGGAAATGAGGTTATCGTGATTGGCTTAGACAAGGCATGATTCTCTCTTTGTGGCTGAGGAAGGACCCAGCTTTTCCAAAAGCACTCCACTTCTTGATATCTGCACAAAATTGCTGTTCTTTTAGTAAGAataagggtggggtggggagtagCTATGGGATGAGTAATCAGTAAAGTCTTTGACAATTACAAAAACTGGAATGTCTCATTGCAATAACTAAGACTATCATGGGATAATAAAAATTCGGCGAAGTTTTATGAAGATCATATTTGCCCATTTTCCTTCGGtcaattaatataataaatgCCTAACAGCATTAAAAAtttgtagtttcattttttaaaatcttcattggTAGCTAATTTTAGTTTGTAGTTGTCTGTAAGTTCTCATACATATTTCATTCAGTAATAACAAAAAGTCAGTTCTATTCAATCTCATACTACTCCATTTTTGTTTCCTTACTTAAATTATCATACACTTGTCATTGCTGACATTATAGTATCCTACCATTTAAACTTAATAATTCCAGTTAAAATTTGTCTCTCTCATTAAACTGGGGTcatttatagattttaaaaataaaaatttcattctaTAAGCCAAGTAATTATCTAATCTAAGTAATtaataaaagttggaaacaaatacagaaatatattatCCAATATGGCCTTCTTTCTCTGGAACAACCCACATACCAGCTGTCTGCTCTACTACTAATAGTATGAGCCAACTAGGGCTGTGAGATATTTTCTGCTATGATTTTGTTAATTTACAGCTAATTTAGAAAATGATCCTCTGTCATTTTTCCTTCAGGTCTCAGTTTAAATGTCATCTCTTCTGGGGCCTTCTCTGACCACCTTGTTTAAAAGATGCCTCCTgcaattattttctattaaatcaCTCTTCTAATTCTGTCTATAGAAGTCTGGCAAACCTGCAATTACCTCcttaatgtatttgtttattttctatttcccaaCTAGAATGTAAACACTGTGAGAGCTGGAAAACATGTTTGTCTTATTCTATACTGTATGCTCAAAGCTTAGTCTCGGGCCTGGCTCATAATGactgatcaataaatatttgttaattgaatttagttttctttcctgAATCACCTCTCATTGAAACATTTTATGTTCTattctgaaagaaattttaaaataaatcttgatGTTTGTCATAGTTTGGCCAATGATATTTAATAATACAAGATATTAAATTTGTGTAGTTAATGAACATTTAACATTAAGTGTCAAATGTGGTAAAACATTgtaaaaaatagtttataatgGAACAGATAAATCTCTTTTTATGTCTGATGGTACCTGTTTATACAccgtatttttattttacataatttattagATATGATAAATTAATCTATTTGGGGTtaacacagaaattttaaaatgtctagaaGTGAAGCCATCAAGAACCCACGATAGTTTATTTGGCCAAAGCTGAACTTTGCAAATATTTCGTGTCTTCAATATACTTTGAATTGAAACCACCTCTCATGaactctcattgtggttttattaaaTATTCAGTTGTAACTAATAATAAGAAACATGAACTATTTTAAGGCATTAAGTATTTTACTAAGTAAATATATTAActactttatttctgttattaactACATAGGAAAGTTACACGAGAAGCACAGTGAAATCTGGCTGTTTTCAgtggagatattcccatgtatgaGTGTGATTAGCACAGACTTGCTAAATCTCTCTCTGAGCCATCTGTGAGCACCTTcctggtttaaaacaacacacgCTAGCTCTGCTCAGTTCTAAGTCAGTTTTTACCACAACTGTTATCTTTATCTTAAACCTGGGAAGATTCTCAAATGCCTGAAGCTTGGAAATGCCACCTTTCACCAAGGATCTGAACCttacttaaaatgaaaaaagaattgtaTTAAATCAGCTATCTCAAATGAGATTTTATTGGCATGAAGTGTTGACCAAAAAAGTTCTAATCCattagtaaggaaaaaaaaaatagagaatattcAGCTTACTAGTTAGTTTAGGACATATTCATGTGTTTATTGTTCTAACAATCCTAAATGAAATTCCTAGTCACTTGAGCTCCCTTGCTTCTCTTTAGCTCAACTTCAAGTTACAGTGACACAAACCTCTTTTTATAGTGGCCCCAGTGTGAGGTCCTGGGTTTTGATGAATCAGCAATAGTGGAGACTTTTCTGGAAAAGACTTGGCAGTAAATAACCCACTCCATAGCTTGACAGCCTAGGTCCTTACTGCAGACCTGGTGCAATTTTTTCTAAAGAACTTGTTCTGATCACCACGAATCAGAGCATTCAAGTGGAATTTTCAGAATACTGCACTGAGCAAAACTACCTAGAACTGCCCAGAGAACTGTAAACACAATgtaagttttaaaacaaattctaaaGTTATAAGAGATATTATGACAATCactttctctaccaaaaatatgtgttttaaaaaccTGCAAATCAGGAAAATTTAGAGTAGGCTTGATTTTGACTGTGGTGTTTAGTTCTATAAGCCCAGACTGAGTGCAGTTAAGAATCAATCCTTCATTGTCATATCTAAGGTTTTTATATTGAACTGCACTTTGCATATCATAAAGATCACCCAGTTTAACTGTACAAGGAATGACACTTAGTAAATTTACAGAATTGTGCATCCATCAACACAATCCAATTTTAGAagatttccatcaccccaaaaagatcccccATACACATTATGTTTAgggttttctatttaatttttccacAGCTTTTCTGTGGGAAAACATAATGCCATAATTGAAATAGAATAccaaaaatgttaataaatttgaCAGCTGGCATTCAGACACAACTAAATAATTTGTCTGGAAAATAGCAAATTTTGTatgtacaactttttaaaaaggagtcCAGCTAATTAAGCAGATACTAGTTTTCCTTAAATAATATTCATAAGATCATGAATAAGAGGAGATGTGTATGAACTGAGACTAGCTCTGCTCTTGTTATAAGCAAATCTGACATTACTTAGGAGGCACATGGTGACAACAGCAGTTGTGAGTCATTATATTCCTCTCATTCATTCACACTTCTGTTTCTCACCTTACTTTCTAAGTGGAGAATCAGTCATATTTGGGCTGAGGTCATCAAAAAGGGTGGGGCAACACCAGGTTACATTCAAAGTGGGAGCCCAGTTCAAgctccaatttttcttttaattggttACTGTTCTCTGGCTATACAGAAGCTCATATGAATGTTTTAAATGTGATCTtgacttctctttttcctcctcaggGACCATCATTTAGTACCCTTTCGCCAGAGTATACTTCCTTTCTCACATCTTACAGTAATGCAAAGagccaaagattaaaaaaaaataataaataaataaataataaattaaaaaataaaaataaaaaaagagtgttaGGCCCGCAAGCCCCATGTATAAggtaaatttataatattttctcctagtaaaATACAAAGTTTGGTGGCACAAATGTCTGTTAGAAGGCGGCtccataaaaatataagaattttgtcagttttgtgCATTTAACATATCCCAAGATCCTAAaatcatgcctggcacatagtaggtattcaataatacttgttaaataaatgaagttttaaaaaattcttgtcCTAATGGACTATTAAGTTTGATCCACCTCATTGGTGTGTTATGAAAAGTGTGTTGATATGTtaacataaaatacattttaaaaatgtactagtGGAACTCAGTATACAATTCTAAAGTAAATTTAAACTGTAAAATGAGTTAAGTTATACCTCAGATTATGTTATTTTATGATTCTGtatctctttatatttattttatagagctTCACATCCTCATATTGCATACAGCTTGGATAAGAAGTACATATCTatgttctaaaataaatataatgtccCTGAAAATTGTActggttttctcttctttaggCACAGCTTATAGTTAATATCCTCCTTAATGATTTAGCTAAGAAATTCCATCTTTGATGGAAAtgataaacatgcaaaaaaaactaaaagaaaaatagcatattGATCTTGGCCTCATGAAAATCATCTTCAAGGTATGTATAAATAGGTAGCATACattaaattaacatataaatGGTAGGTTTAGGATCTTTCTAATAATTcatatttctgtttctcagtTTACTTAAATTTGGTCAAGTAAAAATCTTgccatatttttattaattggttctcctttttttccagtaatgcatttattttcacaattttaagACAACCGATATTTTCTCAGATTCATGTCTCATCACTACAGTAGATCCCTCCTTCTCCATGCCAGAACTAGTCACCTTAATTAAACTTGTTTCCTGGGAGTTCCCAGACCTGGATTATTGTCGTCACTGATTCACACACTCCATTCTTATGAGGATTCTCTTCAGGGCTATTGATCtcattttttcctccctctttggGGACCATGAACCATCATCCAGCCCCTGTCTCTTCAGAAGCatctcctctcctgcctcctctcctcATTTTCTAAACATTCTTTTGTCTGCACTCTAAAACCAAGATCCCTTTATGGACCCAGCATTCTCCCTCTATTTTTCCTCTCAAAAGAGTAGCTCAACTCactgttttgatttcttcttcacCTTTAATCTACAACTCAacttgctgttaaaaaaaaaaaaggttctgtcCCTATACAGTCAAATGATATTGTTCTAAATTCACTTATAACCCCTTAAAGGGGTTATATTGCCAAATCCAATTAACACTTGTCCTTATCTTATGTGACCTCTTGGTAGCCCTGACTGCGTTGGACCTCTTCTGCCTTATTGGAGTTCTTTCATCCCATGTTTCCACCACACCTGCTTTACTAAAGCACTTTCGCACCTTGCTTTACTGaaacactttctctttctcttcttcttcttcctcttcttcttttcttcttcctcttcttcctcttcctcttcttcttcctcttctcctcctcctcctttcctcttttctctctttctcctctttctcctctctttctctcctccttccttccttccctccttccttctctctctctctttctctctttctttccttccagtcttgttttgtcaccccactgcagccccaacttcccaggctcaagtgatcctctggcctcagctccctgagtagcttggactacaggcatgaaccaccatgcctggctaatttttttaattttgttttgtggagatgagctctcattatgttgcccaggttggtcttgaactcctgagctcaagcgatcctcccaccttggtgtcctaaagtgcgaggattacaggagtgatccactgtgcctggcctactgaTGCACTTTCTACCAGCttcaccactccttttcagtgagatgggtttttttttttggttgtttgttttattttgcatatcCTCTCACCTTACAATCAAATGTTGATCTCTAGGCTACTGTCCTtggtcctggactcaagctacaAAATTTCCCTGGGAAAACGAATCAATTCCTATTGTTTTAATcgccattttttttcctgatgactctcacatttaaatctttagcCTTAAATTATCTActaaactccagacctcatgtcTCTGGTTGTCCCCTGAATATCTTCTCCACCTACATGTTACTGAGCTTTCCAAAGTCTCAGATCTATTCTGAGTTCTTTTCCTTGGGGTGACTGTATTTTACATGTAGGAAGGAAGACGAACTGAATATTTAGTAGCCAGAAGGGCAGATGATGGCACTCTTATatgttgtttatttctgtttctccactTTCTGAACACATGGTAGAATTGCACTTCCTTGCTTTTTGAAATTGGTGTGTCATGTGACTTGTTTTAGCCAGTGAAATGTGTGTCCCTTCTAGGCAGAAGCCTCTGAAACCTGGTatgcaaataattttattcttttctccttgTACATTCCAGCGGGAAGAGGCTCCATCAGCTTACATCCTTAAGTGAAGATGATGTAGAGCCGACCTCACACCAACCAAAAATGGATATAGGGCATGAGTGAAAAATAAGCCCTTGCTATTTCAAGCCTGTGAGATTTCTGAGTTGCTTGTTACCACCAAATAGCCCAGCCCATCCTGACTGATTTAAGATTCAAAACcaaactcattatttttttcctgcacatcattaacagaataaaacaaCATAAGAGGATCTCACCTGCTCTTTATCTTATGCTCCCTGTTTTCTATGTCTGTGTTTGAGCCATCACCATTTACTCACTTAATCGGGCTAGAAACCTGGGAATATATCCAGACTCCACTTTCAAGTCCTCCTACATTTTATGACTCAAGTAGTTCTTCAGGTTCTATTTCCTAAGTATCCTTCAAATCTATCCCTTCATCTCCATTCTTAGTGCACATCTTACTATCTCTTGCCTAGACTATTACAGTGGCCTTATAAATGGACTCCCTGTCTCTAGCCTTTCCTAAATCCATTTTCCATATGGCTGCCTGAGTGATTTTTATGAAATGCCATTCCACTTTCCTGCTTAAAATCTTTCATCAGTGCTTACAGAATAAAGTGAAAATGACTTAGCATAGCATTTTAGGCTCTTGATAGTCCAAACCCCTTCTACCTCTACAGCATCTCTGCTCCAGAGATATCCAGTCCCTTTTCCTCTCACTCCTGAACAACCCAGACAATACCATTCTTTGATTAATCCTTCCAAAAATATCAACTTAGATTTGATTTACTCTAAGAAGGCTTTCCTGGTTATCCCAAACAGACTTCTTAAGTTCCTCCCACCTATCTGCCTAAAATGCACTTTTACTATTGAATGtgtcactttaatttttttttttttttgcttatgtgTTTATTGTAGTGGTCAGAGTTTGGAATAATTGTAATCTTCTCAAGGATAGGAGGAATACCTTACTGTCCTTATCTGGAAAGCATAGTAATTAGCACATTACAGCCAcctcaaaaagattttttttaattttttattttcattttaagttctgtggtacatgtgcaggatgtgcaggtttgttacataggtaaacatgtgccatggtagtttgctgcacctatcaacccatcacctaggtattaagcctagcatgcattagctatttttcctaatcctctctctccttccactccacccactgacaggcccagtgtgtgtttttcccctccctgtgtccagatgttctcattattcagctcccacttataagtgagaacatgtagtgtttggttttatgttcctgcgtgagtttgctgaggataacggctttcagctccatccacGTCCTTGGAAAGGACacgatcttgttcctttttatggctgcatagtatttcgtgttgtgtatgtaccacattttctttatccagtctattactgatgggcatttgagttgaatccatatctttgctatagcaaatagtgctgcaatgaacatacgcataCAAACATTATGCATGCCATCTTTGTAAAATAACGATTGatattcctttgcatatatacctagtaatgggattgctaggtcaaatggtacttctgcttgtaggtctttgaggaatcaccacaccatcttccacaatgatttAACTAGTTTACATTATGGAACTGAAATAATAAGCCATTTTATCAGAAAGGTTAACATCTGTTAAGGCCTTATATTTTTTTACGTAGCTTAAAATCTGTTGAAGGcttactatatgtcaggcactgcaaaACGCATTTtataagctttattttatttagcctAACAATAACTGTAGGGGATGCAGACATGCATTAGGTAtctatccttactgattttcttatcagaagcaacccaaatctcaccttcctGGCAGGTAGATCATTATAGGCTCTTAGCtactattaataattaaattattttcctatgCAGTAGCTGAATGAATAGCAGAGACAACTGTAGTTTACAATCAAGGTTTTTGTCTAAACTTTTAAGAGAAAgtccagttttattatttaaaacattttgaaaaaaatatataacatttatatatcatCTTTCCCTCGATGCATAACACTTTTTACAAAGTTTAGTGGTAGATAAGTGAGGGGTAACTCAAATCAGAGAAACAGGGGTGCAGACGTTTGATTAACTTGTCTCATATCATAACTTTTCAAGATTTCATTATCATTCCACAACACTGCCCTCAAAAAAGTTTTCTAATTACCATTGAGTGACAAAATACCAAATAGTGACAGAGGTGTATAGACGAACTCAAAAGTTATTGTAGGAGGATACTGATAAAATATTGGGGAAAACCACAAAAGACACAAGAAGATAATTTAGAGCTCTATGCCCAAATCACATGACTCCAGTCTCTGGCTCTGTTAGCCAGAACAGCGAATCTTTTACAATTTACCTATTGCTGCCAATAATTTTCTATTATCTTCAAATAATAATAGGCTGGAGTATGAACCTAGTTTatcaatacttttttaaaaaaccgaCATTCCTCTCTCAAGGAGTCCATCCATTcaccccatttttaaaaaaattgttccaTGAAGAGGAATTAAgtttattcctttgaattctagTCTGCATCCCAGCTTTTAGAACAGGGGATGCAGAACCAGTTGGTTTGCCACAGGCCAAGTCCTGAGTCTCCAGCGAATCAAGCAATTAACCAGTCACTTGGCCTTTTTGCAGAAATACACAAAACGTGTAGACTCGCTTAATTCCATCTCCTCCTGGCCTCTTCACACGGAAATTGGCTGCTCGGGCGAATGTTGTTTTTCACCGCAGCCATGTGTCGAAGGGCGATTAACATTCGCTCGACAAAACCCTGTCCCGGGCCATTTGGGAGTTGCACGCGTTCACACCCGGGGCTCAGCCCGGTGCGCCTTCACGCGCAGCCTTTTTGTTTATGCGGCTAGCAGGGGAGAGGGGCGGAGAGGCAGCGAACCTCTCAATGTGCAGCAGGCCGCGAGGGCTATATAAAGCTCGGGTCTCGGACCTACTGGAACTGGCCAAGATTGCCCGCGAGCTAGCAGCGGCCTTCCGCCCAGCTCTGCGGCGTCATGGAGACCGCAGGAGGCGCAGAGGGCACAGAGAGTGGAGCTGCGGCGTGCACGGCCACCGACGGCCCTACGCGGCGCGCGGGCGCGGACTCCGGGTAGGCTTCTCCGCGCTGCTCTGCGCCTCCCAGCTTCCCCCGTCTCTCCCGCCTGCgcctccccagctcctcccctcCAACTCTCCATCCCCCACTCCCCGGTGCCAGCGCTCGGCTTCGGTGGATTCTCCCGGGTCTGGGCTCACGTCTCCTCTGCGCGCCTTGTGCTCCCCCATCCCGCAGATACGAAAGCTTCTGGAGACCCTGGGTGGACGCCGGAGGCAAGAAAGAAGCGGAGACGCCGAACCACGCTGCGGAGGCGGTGAGTGAGCCACGCGTCTCAGGCCGCGCCTCCCACGGGTGCAGAAGATCGACCAGGGCTCTCGGGACGCAGGGCCTGAGAGAGACATGCGAGACACCGGTCCTGCCTCTCGCTTAACATCCCGCCTGCCGGTGGCCATAAAGGTGCCGACGCGGCGGATGTGTCCTCTGGAGCGATGGGCCACAGGCACCCAGCCGGGAGCAAGGCTGCTGAGAGCCCTGGGGTTACATTCCCAGCGGGCACGAGGAACACTGGGTCGTGCACGTTTCCACTTTCTAGAAGGAGGTGGGTGATAACTGGATTCACTTTCTTTCCTCTCCAGATGCCCGATGGCCCTGGAATGACCGCAGCCTCAGGAAAGCTTTACCAATTCAGGCACCCAGTCAGGTGAGTGACAGGCCTCGCCGAAGGTCTCCCGCTCCTCCAGCCCCAGGGAAGAGCCAGGGGCATCGCGCAGCCCAGCTCCGCAGCTGGTCctgcagtctctctctctctctctctctctctctctctctctctctgaaaatcTGGCTTCAAGGTTACTTATCTTCTCACTCATCAAATTGAAAAAGGTAGGGGCTCACGGTCCCACGTAAAGGGACTATTGATGAATACATACTCAGTGAACTTGATGAATATATTACGAAGAGGGAAAGGGGATGATATGGTAAGAGAGCGGTGACATCTTGTGCTGGCAAAacagttcttatttttaaatcctAAAGGGTTCGAATGAAATTGACTTCGCATCAGGCAGAGTGTGTATGCTGCTTTTGTCTTGCAATCTGGAAGGAAGAATGGGATTAACAGTTACAGTCTTACAGCAAATCAAGTTTGCCgagtaggaaaaaatagaaatgtaatgaAAATCCTAAAGATTATTGAGAATGGTTATAGAAAGGGTCAAAAGTTTATTTAACTTGCGGAGCTAGTTTACTGTTCCTAGCCACAGGAAGTCAGCCTTTATCTAAGATTCTGTGTCACTTTTATTCAGGTGAAATGTTAATAATtctgcagttttcctgcctccgAGAGCTGTTAAATGAAGAGCTGAATGATGTTTGTAAAGTGCCCGTGGTCATAAATAACACATAGAAGTCATTACATCTAATTTCCTACCGTGTACTAGCACTGGAGAAGGACACAGGAAAAAGTAGTCACAGCACATGACAAGTGTTGTAATGGAATTTAGTTTGGTTAGTTTTACAAGTATGGGCAGGGCACGAAGTGCCTAAATCTGTCAGTGGTAGGGGGAAGGGTCAGGGAAGTGTATATTATAAGTTGTGGTTACCTGGTTGAGTCTTGGAAAAGTTAGTCAGATGAATGGGAAGTGGGAGCAAAAGAAATAGCATTGGAAAAGAGAAGCAGGATCATGAAACGGTGTGGCTCCTTGTGGGAACTCCAAGGAGTTTAGGTGTGTGAAGTTGTGGTCATTTTAGCAGGGTAATCAGAGGCCAAATCTTGCACACTCTTCTACAGAGTTTTGTCCTGATCCTGTATGTAGTGTTGGGAACCCATGGGCTTTATTCCGAAGGTAGTTTTGGGGGTATATGTTAAATAGGCTTAGTCAGGACATCAAAAGTAAAACTGGAAGTTCTGCAATTTTTCAGGTAAGAAATAATGATGAGCCATTGTAAGACAGTGGAAGTGAGGGTGAGACTCGGTGAATCTAGGAAATACTTGAATGACAAAATAGATTAGGCTTTATAACGTATTGGATATGGTAGGTGAAGAAGAGGTAAAAGGCCAGAATGGCTCCTAAGTTTGTGGCTGGTGAGCAGGTGAATGCTGTACTAAAAGAATGTAAATTAGGGCCGAAAACAGATTTGGGAGGTGAGACCATGAGTCAAGTTTTCCACTTATCATATTTAATGTGCCTATGGGGCATCCAAAGAGTGATATCCTGTAGAGAACTGCGTACGTAAGTGAGGGGCCCAGAGTCAAGATCTTAAGTGGAAATGCAGACTTGGGAGTCCATGGTAAATGTAGGGTGGGGAAATCATGACAGTGGGCCAGGTCATCCTAGTTTGTTTAGAGGGAGAGCTGATGTTCTCAGTGAAAACCTGAGGGAAGGCCAGCATCTAACCagtacacagagaaagagaggtccacaaaggagactgagaagaatCAGAACAGGAAGAAACTCAGAAAAGTATGCGGGCCCTGGGAGAAAAATGGCCCACAGTGAGAAATTCTGGACAGAGTATCATAATGACTAGCATTCTTTGGGTTTGCCAGTTCCAGTTACGCATTAGGAAATAAATTGTTTCTTATATAagaaattcctttcttttctgaagtACGGTTACAATTTAATTGTGCttctcttatattttatttttattcatttatatcttGACTAATATggtgtgttttattctttttattcagctGTCAACTTTTTGAGGGTAGGGACCATGATTTATTCATCTTTAAATTGTGAATTATGTTGGCACAAGGGAtcactaaaatatttattgaacgaCTGAATAATTGATAGTTA
This region includes:
- the RIPPLY2 gene encoding protein ripply2, with amino-acid sequence METAGGAEGTESGAAACTATDGPTRRAGADSGYESFWRPWVDAGGKKEAETPNHAAEAMPDGPGMTAASGKLYQFRHPVRLFWPKSKCYDYLYQEAEALLKNFPIQATISFYEDSDSEDEIEELTCEN